CCTTTTTTACTTATATCTCTACTTCACTTCGACTTCAGCGCCGGCTTCCTCTAACTTGCCTTTAATTTCTTCGGCTTCCTCTTTGGAAACTCCTTCTTTAACTGCCTTTGGAGCCTCATCGACTAGCGCCTTTGCTTCTTTCAGTCCAAGACCAGTAATCTCTCGGACGACCTTAATCACTTGGATCTTCTTGTCACCTATACCCTTTAGAACAACTGCAAATTCTGTCTGCTCCTCGGCAACAGCCTCAGCAGCTGGGCCAGCACCCACAGCAGCCATAGCCATTGGGGCAGCAGCGCTAACGCCAAATTTCTCCTCCAGTGCCTTTACCAACTCGGAAAGTTCAAGAACCGTCATGTTTTCAATAGCCGTTAAAATATCTTCTTTTGTCATATCAAAAGTTGCCTCCCTTAATTCATTAACTGGCCGCATCGGCCTTCTGTTGTCGCACTCCATCCAGTGCGTATACTAATCCGCGGACAATTCCGCTTAGCGCGTTCACAAACCCAGATACCGGGGACATAAATCCATATGCCACCTGACCGAGTAAGATTTCTCGGGATGGTAACGTTGCAAGTGCTGTGACTTCTGCTACATCAAGCAACTTCCCCTCAAGAAGGCCTGCCCTCAACTCCAGATTCTTATGGTCCTTGGCAAAGCTCGTCAAAATCTTGGCAACGGCCACAGGATCATCGTAGGAAAAGGCTAGCGCCGTTGGGCCCGTCAAGTACTCATCTAGGCCTTCAATGTTTGCCTCCCGCGCACCAAGACGGGTCAAAGTATTCTTAACCACCTTATACTCAACCCCGACTTCGCGTAACTGCCGACGTAACTCTGTCACTTCAGATACATTCAAGCCTCGGTAATCCGTAATAACAATACTATTGGCTTGCTCGAACTTCTTCCTTAGTTCCTCTACGACAGCTGCTTTATCTGTTACTGCCATCAAGTCACCCCCTTTTACGTGTTGCCACCTGGCTTCGGACAATAAAAAAAGCGCGATCACCACAAACAGATCCCGCTACAAAAACTACTTCGGAAAGCCTCGGCTGGTCACGTACGTGATTAAGCCATATCATGGCGCCTGCTGTCTGTGGCTACTCAATGTATATTCACTTTTTGGAACTACTACTTAGCGTTCAGTAAACGCAGCTACCACAACCGACGGACTAATTTTAACCCCTGGACCCATAGTCGAGGAGACTGTAATCCTCTTCAAATAGGTTCCTCTGGCAGCCGCTGGTCTGGCTCGCACAATTGCACTCATCAAGGTCCTGAAGTTGTCTACTAACTTCTCATCTTCAAAAGAAACCTTACCTATTGGCACATGCATGTTGCCTGCCTTAGTGACACGAAACTCCACTTTTCCAGCCTTAAACTCCTCTACAGCACGGCCAATATCCATAGTAACTGTTCCT
This Limnochordia bacterium DNA region includes the following protein-coding sequences:
- the rplL gene encoding 50S ribosomal protein L7/L12, translating into MTKEDILTAIENMTVLELSELVKALEEKFGVSAAAPMAMAAVGAGPAAEAVAEEQTEFAVVLKGIGDKKIQVIKVVREITGLGLKEAKALVDEAPKAVKEGVSKEEAEEIKGKLEEAGAEVEVK
- the rplJ gene encoding 50S ribosomal protein L10 — its product is MAVTDKAAVVEELRKKFEQANSIVITDYRGLNVSEVTELRRQLREVGVEYKVVKNTLTRLGAREANIEGLDEYLTGPTALAFSYDDPVAVAKILTSFAKDHKNLELRAGLLEGKLLDVAEVTALATLPSREILLGQVAYGFMSPVSGFVNALSGIVRGLVYALDGVRQQKADAAS